The Humulus lupulus chromosome 3, drHumLupu1.1, whole genome shotgun sequence genome window below encodes:
- the LOC133823553 gene encoding putative pentatricopeptide repeat-containing protein At5g06400, mitochondrial → MSVSRRLHSLYSKLYRFGFSSLFRVDPLSSLARSSKSKKLRETNVKKQSESSTIAPLFNEITEILSAETFIADRNSSGFFKSGENHGRDDVVSGKSWPCAPNVCGNGEESLLQEKDDTLILGDTQLGVIDVSPVVHEVTHIIRAENGLVSMEDRLEKLGFELNPEIVEKVLKRCFKVPHLALRFFNWMKLKDGFDHTRETYNTMLYIAGEAKEFELMETLVAEMGKASCHMDLKTWTILISHYGKAKMIGKALLVYNKIIKIGHEPDEVVCKMMIRSLCAAGKADVAIEFYKEIAKKEIELDVGLYKMLLSCLARSGDTAGVYLVAEDMMKISQIPDQIVYGCVLKSFCLSGRIRDALEYIRDLKDKDVAFCREYFETLVKGLCKANRIGDALEILEIMKIKQFVDEKVYGVIVNGYLRVNDISKALDVFQSMKELGYCPTTSTYTELMQHLFRLNQYEEGCRLYDEMLNIGLLPDSVAITAMVAGHVRENHISEAWKVFRSMEDKGISPTWKSYSIFIKELCRISSTDEILKVLNKMQASEIVIGDEIFHCVISHMEKKGETNNIEKVKQIQRTCKLDAGGKKSTHGASVEWEANMDLIHESEPKMTDSYRLEPLLKVYNERDLEKICRILSLSLDWCLIQETLETCTVKFTPELVVEVLRNCNTNGYAAFQFFSWVGKQADYNHTAETYNMAIKLAGRGKDFKHMKTLFYEMRRKSYAITPDTWTIMIMLYGRIGLTEIALNTFAEMKASNCNPTANTYKYLIISLCGRKGRKVTEAIQIFHAMIRDGHIPDKELVESYFACLCEVDKLLEARKCADSLHKAGFTVALSYSLYIRALCRAGRIEEALAMVDEMGTERATLGQFTYGSVFHGLLRKGRVEEALEKMDSMKLAGVNPTVHVYTSLIVHFLKEKLIEKALETLGKMREEGCEPTIVTYSAFIRGYVTMGNVCEAWNVFYLLKLKGPSPDFKTYSMFIDCLCKVGKSEEALKLLDEMLSSGIIPSTVNFRTIFYGLNREGKQSLAQTVVQQKQALIRKRKLIT, encoded by the coding sequence ATGAGTGTCTCACGCAGACTCCACTCCTTGTATTCCAAGCTCTATCGTTTCGGCTTCTCAAGCTTGTTTCGAGTTGATCCGCTTTCAAGCCTAGCTAGATCATCTAAGTCTAAGAAACTCCGGGAGACCAACGTGAAAAAACAATCGGAAAGCAGTACCATTGCGCCGCTCTTCAATGAGATTACTGAGATTTTAAGCGCCGAGACCTTCATTGCGGATCGGAACTCATCTGGGTTTTTCAAGTCCGGTGAAAACCATGGGAGGGATGATGTAGTTAGTGGAAAGAGCTGGCCTTGCGCTCCAAATGTTTGTGGAAATGGTGAGGAGAGTTTATTGCAAGAAAAGGATGATACATTGATTTTGGGAGATACCCAGTTGGGTGTAATTGATGTTAGTCCGGTTGTTCATGAGGTTACACATATTATTCGTGCCGAAAATGGTTTGGTTTCAATGGAAGATCGGTTAGAAAAGTTGGGTTTTGAGTTAAATCCGGAGATTGTTGAGAAAGTGTTGAAAAGGTGCTTCAAAGTGCCACATTTAGCTCTGAGGTTCTTTAACTGGATGAAGCTTAAAGATGGTTTTGATCATACTCGTGAAACTTACAATACCATGCTGTATATAGCTGGGGAAGCTAAAGAGTTTGAACTGATGGAGACATTAGTGGCGGAAATGGGGAAGGCTTCTTGTCATATGGATCTCAAGACTTGGACTATTCTTATCTCACATTACGGGAAGGCCAAGATGATTGGTAAAGCATTGTTggtttataataaaataataaaaataggtCACGAACCAGATGAGGTGGTTTGCAAGATGATGATACGATCACTTTGTGCTGCTGGAAAGGCAGATGTTGCAATAGAATTTTACAAGGAAATTGCTAAGAAGGAAATAGAACTGGACGTGGGCTTGTATAAGATGCTTTTGAGTTGCTTGGCAAGGTCAGGAGATACTGCTGGTGTTTATTTAGTTGCAGAAGACATGATGAAAATTTCCCAGATTCCAGATCAAATTGTTTATGGCTGTGTTCTTAAGAGTTTCTGCTTATCAGGGAGGATAAGAGATGCTTTGGAATATATAAGAGACCTCAAAGATAAAGACGTCGCATTTTGCCGTGAATACTTTGAGACTTTAGTTAAAGGATTGTGTAAGGCTAATAGGATTGGAGACGCTTTGGAAATTCTtgaaattatgaaaataaaacaatttgTTGATGAAAAGGTTTATGGAGTTATTGTTAATGGATACTTAAGAGTTAATGATATTTCTAAAGCTCTTGATGTATTCCAAAGCATGAAAGAATTGGGGTATTGTCCGACAACTTCCACCTACACAGAGTTGATGCAACACCTCTTCAGATTGAATCAGTATGAGGAGGGTTGCAGGTTGTATGATGAGATGCTGAATATAGGACTACTGCCTGATAGTGTAGCAATAACAGCAATGGTTGCAGGTCATGTTCGTGAGAATCATATTTCTGAAGCATGGAAAGTTTTCAGGAGCATGGAAGACAAAGGAATCAGTCCCACTTGGAAATCATACTCAATATTTATCAAGGAGCTGTGTAGAATTTCTAGCACAGATGAAATTCTtaaggttttgaacaaaatgcaAGCTTCTGAGATAGTCATTGGGGATGAAATATTCCATTGTGTAATATCTCATATGGAGAAAAAGGGAGAGACAAATAATATTGAGAAAGTAAAACAGATTCAGAGAACCTGTAAACTTGATGCTGGAGGCAAGAAATCTACCCACGGTGCATCTGTGGAATGGGAAGCCAATATGGATTTGATTCACGAGTCAGAGCCAAAGATGACAGATTCGTATCGATTGGAGCCACTTTTAAAAGTTTATAATGAGAGGGATTTGGAGAAAATTTGTAGAATTTTGTCACTGTCATTAGATTGGTGCTTAATTCAAGAAACTTTGGAGACGTGCACTGTAAAATTCACGCCAGAACTTGTTGTGGAGGTGTTGAGGAATTGTAACACGAATGGTTATGCTGCATTTCAGTTCTTCTCATGGGTAGGGAAGCAAGCAGACTACAACCACACTGCAGAAACTTACAACATGGCCATCAAACTTGCAGGACGTGGGAAAGATTTTAAGCACATGAAGACCCTTTTCTATGAGATGAGAAGAAAAAGTTATGCAATAACACCAGATACATGGACAATCATGATCATGCTATATGGTCGAATAGGCTTAACTGAGATTGCTTTGAACACTTTTGCAGAGATGAAAGCCAGCAATTGTAACCCAACGGCCAATACCTACAAATACTTGATCATATCTCTTTGTGGAAGGAAAGGTAGGAAGGTAACTGAAGCCATACAAATATTTCACGCGATGATTCGCGATGGGCACATCCCAGACAAGGAATTGGTTGAAAGTTATTTTGCTTGTTTGTGTGAAGTTGACAAACTTTTGGAAGCTAGGAAATGTGCGGACTCTCTTCACAAAGCTGGTTTCACGGTTGCCCTCAGTTACTCCTTGTACATCAGGGCTCTTTGCCGAGCTGGAAGGATAGAAGAAGCTTTGGCCATGGTGGATGAGATGGGAACAGAGAGAGCTACACTAGGTCAGTTTACTTATGGAAGTGTCTTTCATGGACTATTGAGGAAGGGTCGAGTTGAAGAAGCACTCGAAAAGATGGATTCGATGAAGCTAGCTGGTGTAAATCCGACCGTTCATGTTTACACGTCCTTGATCGTTCATTTCTTGAAAGAGAAACTGATAGAAAAAGCTTTGGAAACTCTTGGAAAGATGAGAGAAGAGGGTTGTGAACCAACTATTGTTACTTATTCAGCATTCATTCGAGGATATGTCACCATGGGGAATGTTTGTGAGGCTTGGAATGTGTTCTATCTTTTGAAACTTAAAGGACCTTCGCCTGACTTCAAAACATATTCAATGTTCATCGATTGTCTTTGTAAAGTGGGAAAATCTGAAGAAGCTCTAAAGCTTTTAGATGAAATGTTGAGTAGTGGGATTATTCCTAGTACTGTTAATTTTAGAACAATTTTTTATGGTCTGAACAGGGAAGGAAAGCAGAGTTTGGCGCAGACTGTTGTGCAACAAAAGCAAGCTTTAATAAGAAAACgtaaattaataacataa